The Petrotoga sibirica DSM 13575 region GATAGCGGAAAAGGTTTATTTTTGATAAAAAGTAGATTAGAGAGCTTATACGGAAGTGATTATAGGTTTAATATAAAACATATTTTATTAGGGGGAACCATGGCGGAAATAATAGTTAAAAATAAATCTGGTGAACGAGTATGATAAAAGTTGCAATTATTGATGATGAATATTACGCCAGGGAGTCTTTAAAAGATTTAATAAATAAAATGAGCAGTTTTGATATAGTTGGTTGCTTTGAAGACGTTGAAAAATTTTTAAAAAGCGATGCTAAAAAGATTACAGACGTTATATTTTTAGATATAGAAATGCCAATAATGAATGGGCTAAAAGCCTCTAAATATCTTGAAAACTATAAAATTGTATTTGTAACAGCTTATTCTGAATATGCAGTTGATGCATTTGAAGTAAGAGCATTGGATTATTTAACAAAACCCATTTCAGAAATAAGGTTTATAGAAACCATAAATAGAATAGAGGAAGTATTTAAAAACGCCAAGGTGAATAAAATAACAGTAAAAAATAATGAAGAAATAATATTTCTCGATATCTGTGATATCTACTATTTTGAATACTTTGAAAAAAAGATAAGAGTGATTACTGAAAACGATGAATATGTGCTGAAACATTTTAAAAATTTAAGTAATTTGGAAAAA contains the following coding sequences:
- a CDS encoding LytR/AlgR family response regulator transcription factor, which encodes MIKVAIIDDEYYARESLKDLINKMSSFDIVGCFEDVEKFLKSDAKKITDVIFLDIEMPIMNGLKASKYLENYKIVFVTAYSEYAVDAFEVRALDYLTKPISEIRFIETINRIEEVFKNAKVNKITVKNNEEIIFLDICDIYYFEYFEKKIRVITENDEYVLKHFKNLSNLEKELPKEFLRVHKSYIINLNYIDRYINNLNSIQMKNNKIIPIGKTHMKNLKIKLNI